The DNA sequence AGAAAACCTCTTTTTAAAGATACCGAGCACTCCTTCAGACGCGTCTCTTTTTTATCGAGGAGTGCTTTTTTCTGGACAACATTCTACAGTAGATGCTCTGAGCCAACTCTTTGCTGAACTAAATCTTTCTCCTAAAAAAATTATTTTTTTAGGAGAAGATCCAGATGCTATTAAAGTTATAGGTTCTGCTTGTATAGATTGGGGCATGAAGTTTTTAGGATTGGTATACTATCCTGCTCAAAAGAGTCTTTTTGATTATACTCATCCTTATGCCACAGCTGCAGAGCTCCAGGGATCCCAGGGTTTGCAAGTAATTATGGATGAAGTGGCACAACTAGTTTTAGATGCTCTCCCGAAAACGAATTAACATGATGTTTACAAAACAAGCCCTACGCATTCTCTTTCCCCCTGAGGGTGCTTAGGGCCCTTTTTATTTACTATGATCATGTAACTCAGGTTGTAATGATTTACTGGAGTATATTCTCATACAAATTGCTATGTAATCTTTCTTGTGTTTTTGTAAGGTCTTTTATGAGACGAAATGTTTTCATTTTATTTATTCTATGTTTATGTAAAATCCCCTCTCTTGAGGCGGTAGTAATTAAAATTACAGATGTCCAAGCAGTTAATAGATTTGCTAGGGAGAAAACCTTAGTATGTTTCAATATCGAAGATACTGTAATTTTTCCGAAACAGATGATAGGCCAGTCTGCATGGCTGTATTATAGAGAAAAAGAGCTTTCGACAATATTAACTAGAGAGCAGGCCAAGGAACAGGCGTTTCTTGAATGGATGGGGATTTCTTTTCTTGTGGAATATGAATTAGTGAGCCCTAACCTAAAAAATACACTCGTAGGCTTGTCTTTGAAACGATCTTGGGTTTTGGGGGTTTCTCAAAGGCCTATAAATTTGATTAAGAAGACTCTCGGAGTTTTGCGTTCTTTAAACATAGATTTCACTTC is a window from the Chlamydia serpentis genome containing:
- a CDS encoding DUF2608 domain-containing protein, whose translation is MRRNVFILFILCLCKIPSLEAVVIKITDVQAVNRFAREKTLVCFNIEDTVIFPKQMIGQSAWLYYREKELSTILTREQAKEQAFLEWMGISFLVEYELVSPNLKNTLVGLSLKRSWVLGVSQRPINLIKKTLGVLRSLNIDFTSCPAICQDGWLSQSTTEKKPIEEMAIEKNVWFVGGIKNNLGMNEALEIFLRNISSQPSQIIYIDHDAERLRTIDAFCKKTNIYFIGMLYTPASLRVNNYNHQLADIQWSQLRKNLSDEYYESLLSYLKGKE